The proteins below are encoded in one region of Oreochromis niloticus isolate F11D_XX linkage group LG6, O_niloticus_UMD_NMBU, whole genome shotgun sequence:
- the LOC102083170 gene encoding CMRF35-like molecule 1 isoform X2 — protein sequence MEMTLIFLIFLLEGLWETKAISVTGNKGSSITVTCSHSNAYYNVKYFCKGQCTDKDILINSTTISNKKYKIEDKGNTFSVTISDLKEDDSGTYWCGIERVGLDTYTQVTLTVLGWYYDLVFRSCQKQDACHDKNASPSKEDQETDGGTKSANQHQDTSEPQKESGNLIYTTVTFTNQTESSMVSSHCVASIKSSSKPKSTEESTIYSNISTQC from the exons ATGGAGATGACTTTGATCTTTCTGATATTTCTTTTGGAAG GATTATGGGAGACTAAAGCTATCTCAGTAACAGGAAACAAGGGCAGCTCTATCACAGTAACCTGCTCTCACTCCAACGCCTACTACAATGTCAAATATTTCTGCAAAGGACAATGCACAGATAAAGACATCCTCATAAACAGCACTAccatttcaaataaaaaatacaaaattgaaGATAAAGGAAATACATTCAGTGTCACTATCTCTGATCTGAAAGAAGATGACTCTGGAACTTACTGGTGTGGAATTGAACGAGTTGGTTTGGACACATATACTCAAGTAACCCTTACAGTTTTAG GATGGTACTATGACCTAGTGTTCAGGTCCTGTCAAAAACAAGATGCCTGCCATGACAAGAACGCTTCTCCATCCAAGGAGGATCAAGAAACAGATGGTGGAACTAAGAGCGCCAATCAGCATCAAGATACATCAGAGCCTCAGAAGGAATCAGGCAATCTCATCTACACGACTGTTACCTTCACAAATCAAACAGAGTCCAGCATGGTTTCATCCCACTGTGTAGCATCTATAAAATCATCCTCTAAGCCAAAATCGACAGAAGAATCTACAATCTATAGCAACATCTCAACTCAGTGCTGA
- the LOC102083170 gene encoding CMRF35-like molecule 8 isoform X1 yields MEMTLIFLIFLLEGLWETKAISVTGNKGSSITVTCSHSNAYYNVKYFCKGQCTDKDILINSTTISNKKYKIEDKGNTFSVTISDLKEDDSGTYWCGIERVGLDTYTQVTLTVLANQDKTDYTHASFSETVVYTGVILGVVMLVLGVGLLIFFRHRNSNISTSSGWYYDLVFRSCQKQDACHDKNASPSKEDQETDGGTKSANQHQDTSEPQKESGNLIYTTVTFTNQTESSMVSSHCVASIKSSSKPKSTEESTIYSNISTQC; encoded by the exons ATGGAGATGACTTTGATCTTTCTGATATTTCTTTTGGAAG GATTATGGGAGACTAAAGCTATCTCAGTAACAGGAAACAAGGGCAGCTCTATCACAGTAACCTGCTCTCACTCCAACGCCTACTACAATGTCAAATATTTCTGCAAAGGACAATGCACAGATAAAGACATCCTCATAAACAGCACTAccatttcaaataaaaaatacaaaattgaaGATAAAGGAAATACATTCAGTGTCACTATCTCTGATCTGAAAGAAGATGACTCTGGAACTTACTGGTGTGGAATTGAACGAGTTGGTTTGGACACATATACTCAAGTAACCCTTACAGTTTTAG CTAACCAAGATAAGACAGATTATACACATGCTTCTTTTTCTG AGACGGTGGTGTATACTGGAGTAATTCTTGGTGTCGTGATGCTAGTGCTGGGTGTGGGCCTTCTGATTTTCTTCAGACATCGAAACAGTAACATCAGCACATCATCTG GATGGTACTATGACCTAGTGTTCAGGTCCTGTCAAAAACAAGATGCCTGCCATGACAAGAACGCTTCTCCATCCAAGGAGGATCAAGAAACAGATGGTGGAACTAAGAGCGCCAATCAGCATCAAGATACATCAGAGCCTCAGAAGGAATCAGGCAATCTCATCTACACGACTGTTACCTTCACAAATCAAACAGAGTCCAGCATGGTTTCATCCCACTGTGTAGCATCTATAAAATCATCCTCTAAGCCAAAATCGACAGAAGAATCTACAATCTATAGCAACATCTCAACTCAGTGCTGA
- the LOC102083316 gene encoding uncharacterized protein LOC102083316 isoform X1, with product MGTIFDSWRITTAVIITILHIQAAIATKTAVFSGVEGESFTFRCEYPNGLTEKMKYLCIAECSSYLIMTDKHNRWETKGRFSMYDNTTGSFFIVRVDKLRLNDSATYSCGVDISFNPDYRSTIKLNVSQAHEPQLLFHLPLVLTAMCVAALMFVCLFTLCLLLVLKHRRSNRPQNKEITSDYETMMPGPKAEPQCCCSCSAPNFGDPSSLPLPSAPPPDLCSSFLPKHRESALSFGVGEYVDVDVLGNICQYQHLDLSQLEEHVYQSLHVHSCPKHEPIKEEMNCLNVKR from the exons ATGGGAACCATCTTTGACTCATGGAGAATAACTACAGCTGTCATTATTACTATACTACACATCCAAG CTGCAATCGCCACCAAAACCGCAGTTTTTTCTGGTGTGGAAGGTGAGAGTTTTACCTTCAGATGTGAATATCCAAATGGCCTGACGGAGAAAATGAAGTACCTGTGTATTGCTGAGTGCTCCAGTTACTTGATAATGACAGACAAACATAACCGGTGGGAGACCAAAGGACGCTTCTCCATGTACGACAACACCACTGGAAGCTTCTTCATTGTCAGGGTGGATAAACTGAGGTTAAATGACAGTGCGACGTACTCGTGTGGAGTGGATATCAGCTTCAATCCTGACTATCGCAGCACCATAAAACTGAATGTTTCCCAAG CACATGAACCTCAGCTGTTGTTCCACCTGCCGCTGGTCCTGACTGCTATGTGCGTGGCAGCactcatgtttgtgtgtctgttcacATTATGTCTTCTACTGGTTCTGAAACACAGAAGATCAAACCGACCGCAGAATAAAGAG ATAACGTCTGACTATGAGACTATGATGCCAGGTCCAAAAGCTGAGCCTCAATGTTGCTGCAGCTGTTCGGCCCCAAACTTTGGTGATCCTTCATCTTTACCATTACCATCAGCACCACCACCTGACCTCTGCTCCAGCTTCCTACCAAAGCATCGGGAGTCTGCTCTCTCATTTGGCGTTGGTGAATATGTTGATGTGGATGTACTAGGAAACATCTGCCAGTACCAACATCTGGATCTCAGCCAGTTAGAAGAGCATGTCTATCAAAGTCTTCATGTACATAGTTGTCCTAAACACGAACCTATTAAAGAGGAGATGAACTGTTTAAATGTCAAAAGATAA
- the LOC102083316 gene encoding CMRF35-like molecule 7 isoform X2, protein MGTIFDSWRITTAVIITILHIQAAIATKTAVFSGVEGESFTFRCEYPNGLTEKMKYLCIAECSSYLIMTDKHNRWETKGRFSMYDNTTGSFFIVRVDKLRLNDSATYSCGVDISFNPDYRSTIKLNVSQDNV, encoded by the exons ATGGGAACCATCTTTGACTCATGGAGAATAACTACAGCTGTCATTATTACTATACTACACATCCAAG CTGCAATCGCCACCAAAACCGCAGTTTTTTCTGGTGTGGAAGGTGAGAGTTTTACCTTCAGATGTGAATATCCAAATGGCCTGACGGAGAAAATGAAGTACCTGTGTATTGCTGAGTGCTCCAGTTACTTGATAATGACAGACAAACATAACCGGTGGGAGACCAAAGGACGCTTCTCCATGTACGACAACACCACTGGAAGCTTCTTCATTGTCAGGGTGGATAAACTGAGGTTAAATGACAGTGCGACGTACTCGTGTGGAGTGGATATCAGCTTCAATCCTGACTATCGCAGCACCATAAAACTGAATGTTTCCCAAG ATAACGTCTGA
- the LOC102075578 gene encoding CMRF35-like molecule 8 isoform X1, which yields MKNIYIICLFCAATLADGIKLMNVEGFQGRNVSFTCSHKLAWGYDKYFCKDPCESEKDRLATVKSGGRAESGRITLVDSGDGSFTVTLSHLQLSDSHQKYWCGVDRPGLDTYTEIQLTVRKAVETETTVSPDVPTTWTYQNTNTTQLTTGTDTIKPTKCSTESFSTEEQPKMSTGTIVYAAVGGVAMTCLLMLTVCFRKYRKTSKPQLQVCFNNTDLSSAHQQEGVEHLQKLPGRSTIHTHHQRQDPPATEPTETTSSVHLHIYENMSVSKLAAASEHSPTEHQNDHDNNSGIYINPLPDAISERTGVSKCRKHRDKPLTCKNTTSCTNSASPCVSRAPCESTEEKPRTLWFGLDLSGVNQS from the exons ATGAAGAACATCTAtatcatttgtcttttttgcg CAGCTACATTGGCAGATGGAATCAAGTTGATGAACGTAGAAGGATTTCAAGGCAGAAATGTCTCCTTCACGTGCTCACACAAACTTGCATGGGGGTATGATAAATACTTTTGCAAAGATCCATGTGAGAGCGAGAAAGACAGGCTGGCTACTGTAAAATCTGGTGGAAGAGCAGAGTCCGGGAGGATTACTCTGGTGGATTCTGGAGATGGATCCTTCACTGTGACCTTGAGTCATCTCCAGCTGTCAGACTCACATCAGAAATATTGGTGTGGAGTGGACAGGCCTGGTTTAGACACATATACTGAGATACAGCTTACAGTAAGGAAAG CTGTTGAAACTGAGACAACTGTCTCACCTGATGTTCCTACCACATGGACATATCAGAATACCAACACAACACAGTTAACAACTGGAACAGACACCATTAAGCCTACAAAATGTTCAACAG AATCATTCTCCACTGAAGAACAACCTAAAATGAGCACAG GCACCATTGTGTATGCTGCAGTTGGAGGCGTTGCTATGACCTGTCTCCTAATGCTGACAGTATGCTTCAGGAAGTACAGAAAAACCTCAAAACCTCAACTACAAGTTTGCTTCAACAACACAGATCTCAGCAGTGCGCATCAACAAGAG GGAGTAGAACATCTTCAGAAGTTACCTGGGCGTTCCACTATTCATACACACCATCAAAGACAGGATCCACCAGCAACTGAACCAACAGAAACGACATCAAGCGTACACCTTCATATCTATGAGAACATGTCTGTGTCCAAACTTGCTGCAGCTTCAGAACATTCACCCACAGAGCATCAAAATGACCACGATAATAACTCTGGGATCTACATAAATCCTTTGCCAGATGCAATATCTGAAAGAACAGGTGTTAGCAAGTGTAGGAAACACAGAGATAAACCTCTGACATGCAAAAATACAACGAGCTGTACTAATAGTGCATCTCCTTGTGTCTCTAGAGCCCCCTGTGAATCCACCGAAGAGAAGCCCAGAACACTTTGGTTTGGTTTAGATTTATCAGGAGTAAATCAGAGTTGA
- the LOC102075578 gene encoding CMRF35-like molecule 8 isoform X2: MKNIYIICLFCAATLADGIKLMNVEGFQGRNVSFTCSHKLAWGYDKYFCKDPCESEKDRLATVKSGGRAESGRITLVDSGDGSFTVTLSHLQLSDSHQKYWCGVDRPGLDTYTEIQLTVRKAVETETTVSPDVPTTWTYQNTNTTQLTTGTDTIKPTKCSTESFSTEEQPKMSTGTIVYAAVGGVAMTCLLMLTVCFRKYRKTSKPQLQVCFNNTDLSSAHQQEGVEHLQKLPGRSTIHTHHQRQDPPATEPTETTSSVHLHIYENMSVSKLAAASEHSPTEHQNDHDNNSGIYINPLPDAISERTEPPVNPPKRSPEHFGLV, encoded by the exons ATGAAGAACATCTAtatcatttgtcttttttgcg CAGCTACATTGGCAGATGGAATCAAGTTGATGAACGTAGAAGGATTTCAAGGCAGAAATGTCTCCTTCACGTGCTCACACAAACTTGCATGGGGGTATGATAAATACTTTTGCAAAGATCCATGTGAGAGCGAGAAAGACAGGCTGGCTACTGTAAAATCTGGTGGAAGAGCAGAGTCCGGGAGGATTACTCTGGTGGATTCTGGAGATGGATCCTTCACTGTGACCTTGAGTCATCTCCAGCTGTCAGACTCACATCAGAAATATTGGTGTGGAGTGGACAGGCCTGGTTTAGACACATATACTGAGATACAGCTTACAGTAAGGAAAG CTGTTGAAACTGAGACAACTGTCTCACCTGATGTTCCTACCACATGGACATATCAGAATACCAACACAACACAGTTAACAACTGGAACAGACACCATTAAGCCTACAAAATGTTCAACAG AATCATTCTCCACTGAAGAACAACCTAAAATGAGCACAG GCACCATTGTGTATGCTGCAGTTGGAGGCGTTGCTATGACCTGTCTCCTAATGCTGACAGTATGCTTCAGGAAGTACAGAAAAACCTCAAAACCTCAACTACAAGTTTGCTTCAACAACACAGATCTCAGCAGTGCGCATCAACAAGAG GGAGTAGAACATCTTCAGAAGTTACCTGGGCGTTCCACTATTCATACACACCATCAAAGACAGGATCCACCAGCAACTGAACCAACAGAAACGACATCAAGCGTACACCTTCATATCTATGAGAACATGTCTGTGTCCAAACTTGCTGCAGCTTCAGAACATTCACCCACAGAGCATCAAAATGACCACGATAATAACTCTGGGATCTACATAAATCCTTTGCCAGATGCAATATCTGAAAGAACAG AGCCCCCTGTGAATCCACCGAAGAGAAGCCCAGAACACTTTGGTTTGGTTTAG
- the LOC112847187 gene encoding uncharacterized protein LOC112847187 isoform X2, protein MRRIYRAGTLSGIMKSIFFFSCFLYAELTEGVIIKVDGFEGRNVSFQCSHTLAWKNHKYFCKDPCTRVEDKLVTVESGRRAESGRITLVDSANGSFSVTFSHLQLSDSQKYRCGVDRPGLDTYIDVQLTVMKSVENETDISSTLPYPNPTLEKSTTGNIICATVGGVILISVLMMAVCFRKSRRTSNDKLQVYTNRAHTRNSNESEVSFGYNDTDKRTNNCSKLSASSSVSTYQQRSALQTFKPI, encoded by the exons ATGAGAAGGATCTACAGAGCTGGAACTTTGTCAGGCATAATGAAgagcatttttttcttctcctgttttttATATG CTGAACTAACAGAAGGAGTCATAATCAAAGTAGACGGATTCGAGGGGAGAAATGTCTCCTTCCAATGCTCGCACACACTTGCATGGAAAAACCACAAGTATTTTTGCAAAGATCCTTGCACAAGAGTGGAAGACAAACTGGTTACTGTAGAATCTGGCAGAAGAGCAGAATCAGGGAGGATAACTCTGGTGGACTCTGCGAATGGATCTTTCTCTGTGACCTTCAGTCATCTCCAGCTGTCAGACTCACAGAAATACCGGTGTGGAGTGGACAGGCCTGGTTTGGACACATACATTGATGTACAGCTCACAGTAATGAAAT CTGTTGAAAATGAGACTGATATTTCTTCTACATTGCCATATCCAAATCCCACCTTGGAAAAGTCAACAACAG GCAACATCATTTGTGCTACCGTTGGGGGTGTTATTCTGATCTCTGTCTTGATGATGGCAGTATGCTTCAGGAAATCCAGAAGAACATCAAACGATAAACTACAGGTTTACACCAACAGAGCACACACCAGAAATTCAAATGAAAGCGAG GTCAGTTTTGGGTACAATGACACTGACAAGAGAACAAACAACTGTAGCAAGCTGTCTGCAAGTTCTTCTGTCTCTACTTATCAACAAAGATCAGCTCTACAAACATTTAAACCCATATAA
- the LOC112847187 gene encoding uncharacterized protein LOC112847187 isoform X1 produces the protein MRRIYRAGTLSGIMKSIFFFSCFLYAAELTEGVIIKVDGFEGRNVSFQCSHTLAWKNHKYFCKDPCTRVEDKLVTVESGRRAESGRITLVDSANGSFSVTFSHLQLSDSQKYRCGVDRPGLDTYIDVQLTVMKSVENETDISSTLPYPNPTLEKSTTGNIICATVGGVILISVLMMAVCFRKSRRTSNDKLQVYTNRAHTRNSNESEVSFGYNDTDKRTNNCSKLSASSSVSTYQQRSALQTFKPI, from the exons ATGAGAAGGATCTACAGAGCTGGAACTTTGTCAGGCATAATGAAgagcatttttttcttctcctgttttttATATG CAGCTGAACTAACAGAAGGAGTCATAATCAAAGTAGACGGATTCGAGGGGAGAAATGTCTCCTTCCAATGCTCGCACACACTTGCATGGAAAAACCACAAGTATTTTTGCAAAGATCCTTGCACAAGAGTGGAAGACAAACTGGTTACTGTAGAATCTGGCAGAAGAGCAGAATCAGGGAGGATAACTCTGGTGGACTCTGCGAATGGATCTTTCTCTGTGACCTTCAGTCATCTCCAGCTGTCAGACTCACAGAAATACCGGTGTGGAGTGGACAGGCCTGGTTTGGACACATACATTGATGTACAGCTCACAGTAATGAAAT CTGTTGAAAATGAGACTGATATTTCTTCTACATTGCCATATCCAAATCCCACCTTGGAAAAGTCAACAACAG GCAACATCATTTGTGCTACCGTTGGGGGTGTTATTCTGATCTCTGTCTTGATGATGGCAGTATGCTTCAGGAAATCCAGAAGAACATCAAACGATAAACTACAGGTTTACACCAACAGAGCACACACCAGAAATTCAAATGAAAGCGAG GTCAGTTTTGGGTACAATGACACTGACAAGAGAACAAACAACTGTAGCAAGCTGTCTGCAAGTTCTTCTGTCTCTACTTATCAACAAAGATCAGCTCTACAAACATTTAAACCCATATAA
- the LOC112847187 gene encoding CMRF35-like molecule 9 isoform X3: MRRIYRAGTLSGIMKSIFFFSCFLYAAELTEGVIIKVDGFEGRNVSFQCSHTLAWKNHKYFCKDPCTRVEDKLVTVESGRRAESGRITLVDSANGSFSVTFSHLQLSDSQKYRCGVDRPGLDTYIDVQLTVMKSVENETDISSTLPYPNPTLEKSTTGNIICATVGGVILISVLMMAVCFRKSRRTSNDKLQVYTNRAHTRNSNESEASYQHIPYQESHGVRLGTFA, translated from the exons ATGAGAAGGATCTACAGAGCTGGAACTTTGTCAGGCATAATGAAgagcatttttttcttctcctgttttttATATG CAGCTGAACTAACAGAAGGAGTCATAATCAAAGTAGACGGATTCGAGGGGAGAAATGTCTCCTTCCAATGCTCGCACACACTTGCATGGAAAAACCACAAGTATTTTTGCAAAGATCCTTGCACAAGAGTGGAAGACAAACTGGTTACTGTAGAATCTGGCAGAAGAGCAGAATCAGGGAGGATAACTCTGGTGGACTCTGCGAATGGATCTTTCTCTGTGACCTTCAGTCATCTCCAGCTGTCAGACTCACAGAAATACCGGTGTGGAGTGGACAGGCCTGGTTTGGACACATACATTGATGTACAGCTCACAGTAATGAAAT CTGTTGAAAATGAGACTGATATTTCTTCTACATTGCCATATCCAAATCCCACCTTGGAAAAGTCAACAACAG GCAACATCATTTGTGCTACCGTTGGGGGTGTTATTCTGATCTCTGTCTTGATGATGGCAGTATGCTTCAGGAAATCCAGAAGAACATCAAACGATAAACTACAGGTTTACACCAACAGAGCACACACCAGAAATTCAAATGAAAGCGAG GCATCATACCAACACATACCTTACCAGGAGAGCCATGGAGTGAGGCTGGGCACCTTTGCTTAG